A genomic region of Plasmodium falciparum 3D7 genome assembly, chromosome: 11 contains the following coding sequences:
- a CDS encoding kelch domain-containing protein, putative has product MTTNKFLLLKKEDSYLSKLTHETVIFGENLYKIVSKTLSSSSTDPLNQTSNENLDSISFCSELLPFYCKSEIIHQGDIFNVRFGHSCLIDKHIIYIYGGNQDIKSYNTKLIEFNLSNNLFKKLDEKNPPKPRYFAKLNLIYSTEKKEDCLFLYGGKRGSYITNDTYMYCIKDKTWEHIKVKFSPPPVFGHVSFKYKNIIFIHGGNMGNSKVNSDIWGYFEEEKKWVKIMSKDEYYNHGSRKPSGRFFHSCSLCLANQGNDINVYIFGGINDQNKCVQDIFWCYSLNNGKWTQIQNSIGKIPIERYGHSSTVLNDRWFLLCGGYNLSWYQKSNLLDIYAYDINLNTWSCLNVYGMLLVTHHFYGNIIQVDDSGYFFIFGGLRNNEASSKIYKFTPLLPSYYFKVLKNKIDDINNKVHYLENNPRRTMNPIFSKEIAEIRYALSTISFTIVRYVQLINDINEKIKISNELVKRNYLSILEKMESNRKYYDELNNRIDVLDNSIMNKTSKTNQNNNNNNDNNNDNNNGDILKSEDIIKSEEIVKSDETVKSDETVKNDEIIKNDEIVKNDEIIKNDEIVKNDEIIKNKDIIKNDELIKSDEIVKNDEIIKNDEIIKSEEIIKSDEIIKNDETIKNEEHNKNIDTNKNDEKNEKQEESITNDDLSNKHQNVIN; this is encoded by the exons atgacaacTAAcaaatttttacttttaaaaaaagaagattcTTATTTATCCAAGCTGACACATGAAACAGTAATATTTGGTGAGAATTTATATAAGATCGTTTCAAAGACccttagtagtagtagtacaGATCCATTAAATCAAACATCTAATGAAAATTTGGATTCTATATCTTTTTGTTCAGAATTATTACCTTTTTATTGTAAATCCGAAATAATACATCAAGGCGACATATTTAATGTTCGTTTTGGTCATTCATGTCTTATAGATAagcatataatttatatttatgggGGGAATCAGGATattaaatcatataataCCAAATTAATAGAGTTTAACctat cgaataatctttttaaaaaactgGATGAAAAGAATCCTCCCAAACCACGCTATTTTgcaaaattaaatttaatttactccactgaaaaaaaagaagattgTTTATTTCTTTACGGAGGTAAAAGAGGGTCATATATTACCAATGACACTTATATGTATTGTATAAAGGATAAAACATGGGAGCATATCAAGGTAAAATTCTCTCCCCCACCAGTTTTTGGTCATGTcagttttaaatataaaaatattatatttatacatggag gTAATATGGGTAATTCAAAGGTTAATAGCGATATATGGGGTTATTTTGAAGAGGAAAAGAAATGGGTAAAAATTATGAGCAAagatgaatattataatcatgGTAGTAGGAAACCAAGTGGTAGATTTTTTCATTCATGTTCACTTTGTCTAGCAAACCAAGGGAACGATATAAACGTCTATATTTTTGGAGGTATAAATGATCAAAATAAATGTGTGCAAGATATTTTTTGGTGttattcattaaataatGGAAAATGGACTCAAATCCAAAATTCCATAGGAAAAATTCCCATCGAAAGATATGg GCATAGCTCTACCGTACTAAACGATAGATGGTTTTTATTATGTGGGGGTTATAACTTATCCTGGTATCAAAAGTCAAACCTCTTGG atatatatgCCTATGATATCAATTTAAACACGTGGTCATGCTTAAACGTATACGGAATGCTCCTTGTGACCCACCACTTTTATGGAAATATAATTCAAGTTGACGATAGTGGttactttttcatttttggaGGTTTGAGAAATAATGAAGCCTCttccaaaatatataaattcacCCCCTTGTTACCCTCATACTACTtcaa agttttgaaaaataaaatagacgATATAAACAACAAAGTACATTATCTAGAGAACAATCCAAGACGCACAATGAATCCTATATTCAGCAAAGAAATAGCTGAAATAAGATATGCCTTAAGCACAATTTCTTTTACCATTGTTCGATATGTGCAactaataaatgatataaatgaaaaaataaaaatttcaaaCGAGCTTGTCAAGCGAAATTATTTATCCATATTAGAAAAAATGGAATCTAACAGAAAGTATTATGATGAATTAAACAACAGAATTGATGTTCTTGATAATTCAATTATGAACAAAACATCCAAAACAAAtcagaataataataataataatgataataataatgataataataatggggATATTCTGAAAAGTGAGGACATAATTAAAAGTGAAGAAATCGTTAAAAGTGACGAAACTGTTAAAAGTGACGAAACTGTTAAAAATGATGagataattaaaaatgatgaaatcgttaaaaatgatgagattataaaaaatgatgaaatagttaaaaatgatgagattataaaaaataaagacataattaaaaatgacGAGCTAATTAAAAGTGATGAAATCGTTAAAAATGATGagattattaaaaatgacgAGATAATTAAAAGtgaagaaattattaaaagtgacgagataattaaaaatgacgaaactattaaaaatgaggaacataacaaaaatatagaCACTAATAAAAACGatgagaaaaatgaaaaacaagAAGAAAGCATCACCAATGATGACCTTTCAAATAAACACCAAAATGTAAtcaattaa